The Vibrio chagasii genome includes a region encoding these proteins:
- the rsmA gene encoding 16S rRNA (adenine(1518)-N(6)/adenine(1519)-N(6))-dimethyltransferase RsmA has translation MRNDVHLGHKARKRFGQNFLNDPYIIDGIVSSINPLPGQNLVEIGPGLGAITEPVGKLVDKFTVIELDRDLAERLRNHPDLADKLTIHEGDAMKFDFEQLVKPNNKLRIFGNLPYNISTPLMFHLFEFHKDIKDMHFMLQKEVVNRLAAGPGSKAYGRLTVMAQYYCKVTPVLEVPPTAFVPPPKVDSAVVRLQPYEVLPYPAKDLKWLDRVCREGFNQRRKTVRNCYKSLIDKDVLEELGINPSMRPENLTLEQFVDMANWLHDNHNADK, from the coding sequence ATGAGAAATGATGTCCACTTAGGACACAAAGCGCGTAAACGTTTTGGTCAAAACTTCCTTAACGATCCATACATTATTGATGGCATCGTATCTAGCATTAACCCACTACCAGGTCAAAACCTAGTAGAAATCGGTCCAGGCCTTGGCGCAATTACTGAGCCGGTAGGTAAGCTTGTCGATAAATTTACTGTTATCGAATTGGATAGAGACCTTGCAGAACGTCTTCGTAACCACCCGGACCTAGCTGATAAGCTGACGATCCACGAAGGTGATGCGATGAAGTTCGACTTCGAGCAACTTGTTAAACCAAACAATAAGCTTCGTATCTTTGGTAACTTGCCATACAACATCTCGACACCGCTGATGTTCCACCTTTTTGAATTCCATAAAGACATTAAAGACATGCACTTTATGCTACAAAAAGAAGTGGTGAACCGCCTAGCTGCAGGCCCTGGTAGCAAAGCATACGGTCGTCTGACAGTGATGGCTCAATACTACTGTAAAGTGACACCAGTACTGGAAGTGCCACCAACGGCTTTCGTTCCGCCACCGAAGGTAGATTCTGCAGTTGTGCGTCTTCAGCCATACGAAGTGCTGCCTTACCCGGCTAAAGACCTAAAATGGCTAGATCGCGTATGTCGTGAAGGATTTAACCAACGTCGTAAGACAGTTCGTAACTGCTACAAGAGTCTGATTGATAAGGACGTACTAGAAGAGCTTGGCATCAACCCAAGCATGCGTCCTGAGAACCTAACACTCGAACAGTTTGTCGATATGGCGAACTGGTTGCACGACAACCACAACGCTGACAAATAA
- the pdxA gene encoding 4-hydroxythreonine-4-phosphate dehydrogenase PdxA, which yields MTTKRIVITAGEPAGIGPDLTLALSQESWPHQLVVCADKNLLVERAELLGIEVELLDYDAAAPKQPQRSGTLVVKHIPLAESAVAGQLNEANGHYVLNTLETAAIGCMNDEFDAIVTGPVHKGVINRAGVAFSGHTEFFAEKSNTPLVVMMLATEGLRVALVTTHIPLADVSQAVTEDRLEQIIAILNKDLVEKFAIEKPTIYVCGLNPHAGEDGCLGREEIETITPTLEKIRQKDGINLVGPLPADTIFNEKYLQDADAVLGMYHDQVLPVLKYKGFGRSVNITLGLPFIRTSVDHGTALDLAGKGQADTGSFRTALTHAIELVEKKQ from the coding sequence ATGACAACTAAACGTATTGTCATTACCGCGGGTGAACCAGCCGGGATAGGCCCAGATTTGACTCTGGCCTTATCTCAAGAGAGCTGGCCTCACCAACTTGTGGTTTGTGCAGATAAAAACCTTCTCGTGGAACGTGCTGAACTACTTGGTATCGAAGTAGAGTTGTTAGATTACGACGCTGCTGCACCAAAGCAACCGCAACGCTCTGGCACACTGGTTGTGAAACACATCCCACTTGCTGAAAGCGCTGTTGCAGGCCAACTTAACGAAGCTAATGGTCATTACGTATTAAATACTTTAGAAACCGCAGCAATTGGCTGTATGAATGATGAATTTGATGCTATTGTCACCGGCCCCGTTCATAAGGGTGTAATTAACCGAGCTGGCGTTGCTTTTAGCGGCCATACCGAGTTCTTTGCAGAGAAGTCCAACACGCCACTTGTAGTAATGATGTTGGCAACAGAAGGGCTGCGTGTTGCATTAGTGACAACACATATCCCACTAGCAGATGTATCTCAAGCAGTGACTGAAGACAGGTTAGAGCAAATCATTGCGATTCTGAATAAAGATTTGGTCGAAAAATTTGCGATTGAGAAACCAACTATCTACGTATGTGGTTTGAATCCACATGCCGGTGAAGATGGTTGTTTAGGACGTGAAGAGATCGAAACCATCACCCCTACGCTAGAAAAAATTCGTCAAAAAGATGGGATTAATTTGGTTGGCCCATTGCCAGCAGACACCATCTTTAATGAAAAATATTTGCAAGATGCAGATGCTGTTTTAGGTATGTATCACGACCAAGTACTCCCGGTATTGAAATACAAAGGGTTTGGTCGCTCAGTGAACATCACGCTTGGCTTACCGTTTATTCGTACATCAGTCGACCACGGTACCGCCTTAGACTTGGCCGGGAAAGGCCAAGCCGATACAGGGAGCTTTAGAACAGCGCTCACGCACGCCATTGAATTAGTAGAGAAAAAGCAATGA
- the surA gene encoding peptidylprolyl isomerase SurA: protein MTLWKRTLIAIAAACTVSTSFATPVELDSVRVIVNEGVILQSDIDTSMKTLRANAKKSGQTLPSQDVLDEQVLEKLIIDTIQTQEAERIGVRIDDARLDQAIEGIAKDNNQTVEQLTASVAEEGLSYNAFREQVRKEIAASEARNALVRRRINILPAEVDNLADILAQETNATVQYKIGHIQLRFNDDQTKEELEAQAKELVEELNSGKDFSTMAYTYSKGPKALQGGDWGWMRKEEMPTIFADQIKMQNKGSIIGPFRSGVGFHILKIEDVKGLETVAVTEVNARHILIKPTVILSDDGAKEQLEEITRRVNAGEASFGDMAQQYSQDPGSAVQDGELGYQTPDLYVPEFKHQVETLPEGKISAPFKTVHGWHIVEVLDRREVDRTDSALKNKAYQILFNRKFNEEAGAWLQEVRASAFVEMVEDDKDDN from the coding sequence ATGACATTGTGGAAACGCACATTAATCGCTATCGCAGCAGCTTGCACTGTATCAACAAGCTTTGCTACGCCAGTTGAACTCGATAGCGTAAGAGTGATCGTAAACGAAGGCGTGATCTTACAGAGCGACATCGATACTTCGATGAAAACTCTACGAGCAAACGCGAAGAAAAGCGGTCAGACATTACCATCTCAAGACGTACTTGATGAGCAAGTACTAGAAAAGCTGATTATCGATACCATCCAAACTCAAGAAGCGGAACGTATCGGTGTTCGTATTGATGATGCTCGACTTGATCAAGCGATTGAAGGCATCGCCAAAGACAACAACCAAACCGTAGAACAACTCACTGCATCAGTTGCAGAAGAAGGTCTGAGCTACAACGCATTCCGTGAGCAAGTAAGAAAAGAGATCGCGGCAAGTGAAGCCCGTAACGCTCTTGTTCGTCGTCGTATCAACATCCTTCCAGCGGAAGTAGACAACCTAGCAGATATTCTTGCTCAAGAGACTAATGCGACTGTCCAATATAAAATTGGCCACATTCAACTTCGTTTCAACGACGACCAAACCAAAGAAGAACTAGAAGCTCAAGCAAAAGAACTTGTAGAAGAGCTTAACTCTGGTAAAGACTTCAGCACCATGGCTTATACTTACTCTAAAGGCCCTAAAGCCCTACAAGGTGGTGATTGGGGTTGGATGCGTAAAGAAGAGATGCCAACCATTTTTGCAGACCAAATCAAAATGCAAAATAAAGGCAGCATCATTGGTCCTTTCCGCAGCGGTGTCGGCTTCCACATTCTAAAAATTGAAGATGTGAAAGGCTTAGAGACAGTAGCTGTTACTGAAGTGAATGCTCGTCATATCCTGATTAAACCAACCGTAATCCTTAGCGATGACGGTGCGAAAGAGCAACTTGAAGAGATCACTCGTCGTGTGAACGCAGGCGAAGCAAGCTTTGGGGATATGGCTCAGCAATATAGCCAAGACCCGGGCTCAGCCGTTCAGGATGGTGAGCTAGGCTACCAAACACCGGATTTATACGTACCTGAATTCAAGCACCAAGTAGAAACACTGCCGGAAGGTAAAATCAGTGCACCATTTAAAACGGTTCATGGTTGGCACATTGTCGAAGTACTGGACCGTCGCGAAGTTGACCGTACAGATTCCGCTTTAAAAAACAAAGCTTACCAAATTTTATTTAACCGTAAGTTCAACGAAGAAGCAGGAGCTTGGCTGCAAGAAGTACGAGCGAGTGCCTTTGTTGAAATGGTTGAGGACGACAAAGATGACAACTAA
- the lptD gene encoding LPS assembly protein LptD, giving the protein MQSFSRTLLAASISTALYVSTTQAETITDSSVQEMPSIDQCLIEPAAENETQLPAHVESDRLEAINGDKAIYSGDVRVTQGNKTILADNVTLHQQENIVVAEGNVNFSDGQIKSISDRATNNLTTDEMTLENTDYEFLCEPGRGNAVYIAKTGKAVYEIEDGSITSCPIGDNAWRLRASSIDVDQDEEQATFYNPRFEIQSVPVFYLPYLTVPIGDTRKTGFLYPTVSYGSSDGFEAEIPVYWNLAPNYDLETTFKYMQERGTQLNSKFRYLSDFGSGSIKSEYLPDDKKFKDKGDRWGAQLEHTGIFQESWLFEVDYSKVSDIDYFTDVSSSSIGNREDGQLLQEGQATYRSHNWDASVLVRDFQVLTTSNNLPYRLMPQLEYNYYAPEVMEYLDFDMISHVSVFDTDAKGKPSATRIHVEPGITIPVGNTWGTWTTEARLLGTYYQQDLDGVDKTSDEYKNLEESVSRVIPEFRSHAGIVLERNTTIVGNYTQTLEPQVQYLYVPEQEQSDIGLYDTTLLQTDYYGLFRSRKYSGVDRIAAANQISYGASSRFFDDEYKERLNISFGQIFYIDKDTKQTLDNDDSDNQTNYSSWAIEVDFNYDDYLFYHGGVQYDIDTTAMQLANSTLEYRFSSGYIQTNYRYVTEEYINETVDFDVSSITRDGISQAGLLGAYQISPKWSTSAQYFYDLTTQEDLEWLARLNYKSDCWYIGFTYSNRLTNNISVPNTTPEYENNFSVNFGIIGFGTNIGSDSGAIGESSSDNSLSYGRPFFLNN; this is encoded by the coding sequence ATGCAATCTTTTTCCCGCACCTTGTTAGCCGCGTCTATAAGTACGGCGTTATACGTGTCGACAACTCAAGCTGAAACAATAACCGATAGTAGTGTGCAGGAAATGCCCTCTATAGATCAATGCTTGATCGAGCCCGCTGCAGAAAACGAGACTCAACTACCCGCTCATGTTGAGTCCGATCGCTTAGAGGCTATCAATGGTGACAAGGCAATATATTCAGGTGACGTAAGAGTTACGCAAGGAAACAAGACCATCCTTGCTGATAACGTAACTCTGCACCAACAAGAAAACATCGTTGTAGCTGAAGGCAACGTAAACTTTAGTGATGGTCAAATTAAATCAATATCAGACAGAGCAACAAATAATCTGACTACTGATGAAATGACGCTAGAAAACACCGACTACGAATTTCTTTGTGAACCAGGCCGTGGCAATGCTGTTTATATCGCGAAAACAGGTAAAGCTGTTTATGAAATCGAAGATGGCTCAATCACCTCTTGTCCTATTGGGGACAACGCTTGGCGCCTGAGAGCATCAAGTATCGATGTTGATCAAGACGAAGAACAAGCCACTTTTTATAACCCGCGTTTTGAAATTCAAAGTGTCCCTGTATTTTACTTGCCTTACCTAACCGTTCCTATTGGCGATACACGTAAGACAGGTTTCCTTTATCCAACCGTGTCATACGGTTCAAGCGACGGCTTTGAAGCCGAGATCCCAGTGTATTGGAACCTGGCACCAAACTACGACTTAGAAACCACCTTCAAGTACATGCAAGAACGTGGAACGCAACTGAACAGTAAATTCCGTTACTTAAGTGATTTCGGTTCAGGTAGCATTAAGTCTGAATACCTACCAGATGATAAGAAGTTCAAAGATAAAGGTGACCGCTGGGGCGCGCAGCTAGAGCACACAGGGATTTTCCAAGAGTCGTGGTTGTTTGAAGTTGATTACTCCAAAGTCAGTGACATAGATTACTTTACTGACGTTAGCTCAAGTAGTATCGGTAACCGTGAAGATGGTCAACTATTGCAGGAAGGTCAAGCGACTTACCGTTCTCACAACTGGGATGCGTCAGTGCTTGTTCGAGACTTCCAAGTCCTTACAACGAGTAATAACCTACCATACCGCCTAATGCCGCAGCTTGAGTATAATTACTACGCTCCAGAAGTAATGGAATATTTAGATTTCGATATGATCAGTCATGTATCGGTATTTGATACCGATGCCAAGGGCAAGCCATCTGCGACTCGCATCCATGTAGAGCCGGGTATAACTATACCAGTAGGAAATACTTGGGGTACGTGGACAACTGAAGCTCGACTACTTGGTACATACTACCAACAAGATCTTGATGGCGTTGATAAAACAAGTGATGAATACAAAAATTTAGAAGAATCGGTAAGTCGAGTTATACCTGAATTTCGAAGTCATGCTGGTATCGTTCTTGAGCGTAATACTACTATCGTTGGCAACTACACTCAAACACTCGAGCCACAGGTTCAGTATTTGTATGTACCAGAGCAAGAGCAAAGTGATATTGGCTTGTACGACACTACACTATTACAAACAGATTATTACGGCTTATTTAGAAGTCGTAAATACAGTGGCGTAGACCGCATTGCTGCGGCAAACCAAATCAGCTATGGCGCCTCATCTCGCTTCTTTGATGATGAATATAAAGAGCGCCTCAATATCTCTTTCGGCCAAATTTTTTATATCGATAAAGATACAAAACAGACTTTAGACAACGACGACTCTGATAATCAAACTAATTATTCGTCTTGGGCTATTGAAGTGGATTTCAACTATGATGACTACCTGTTCTATCATGGTGGTGTGCAATACGACATCGATACCACAGCCATGCAGCTCGCAAACAGTACATTAGAATACCGTTTCTCTAGTGGCTACATACAAACCAATTACCGTTATGTAACAGAAGAGTACATAAATGAAACGGTAGATTTTGACGTATCATCAATAACAAGAGACGGTATTTCACAAGCGGGGTTACTTGGTGCCTACCAAATTTCACCAAAGTGGAGCACCAGTGCTCAATATTTCTATGACTTAACCACACAAGAAGATCTAGAGTGGTTAGCACGTTTAAACTACAAATCAGATTGTTGGTACATCGGATTTACCTATAGTAACCGTTTGACGAATAACATTAGCGTTCCAAATACTACTCCTGAATACGAAAACAACTTCAGTGTGAACTTCGGTATTATTGGCTTTGGTACCAATATCGGCTCAGACTCAGGCGCAATTGGGGAAAGCAGTTCTGATAACTCTCTGAGCTACGGTCGTCCATTCTTCTTAAATAACTAA
- the djlA gene encoding co-chaperone DjlA, translating to MQIFGKILGAFFGFLFGGPLGLVFGLFLGHQFDKARRLNQSGFNTSGFGRGPNQAERQNEFFKSAFAVMGHVAKAKGQVTPEEIQLASTMMERMNLHGEQRRAAQDAFREGKESDFPLNDVLERVKISSGGRFDLLQFFLELQVSAAFADGSLHPSERQVLHKIAQGLGFSAEQLERRLQMQEAAFRFQQQGGSFGGGHQGQSSGWQQASQQNQLADAFKVLGVSENAEGKEVKKAYRKLMNEHHPDKLMAKGLPPEMMNVAKEKSQEIQNAYDLIKKVKGFK from the coding sequence ATGCAAATATTTGGCAAAATTTTGGGCGCTTTCTTTGGCTTTCTATTTGGAGGGCCACTTGGTTTAGTTTTTGGTCTATTTTTAGGACACCAATTCGATAAAGCTCGCCGATTGAACCAATCTGGGTTCAACACCTCTGGTTTTGGGCGTGGTCCAAACCAAGCTGAAAGACAAAACGAGTTTTTCAAATCTGCATTTGCGGTTATGGGGCATGTTGCCAAAGCGAAAGGTCAGGTTACGCCAGAAGAGATTCAACTCGCTTCTACTATGATGGAGCGTATGAATCTTCATGGTGAGCAACGCAGAGCGGCGCAAGATGCATTCCGCGAAGGAAAAGAGAGTGACTTCCCGTTAAATGATGTCCTTGAACGAGTCAAAATCTCATCGGGTGGGCGTTTTGACCTTCTTCAGTTCTTCTTGGAGCTTCAAGTTTCAGCTGCATTCGCTGATGGAAGTTTGCATCCAAGTGAGCGTCAGGTTCTTCATAAGATTGCTCAAGGCCTTGGTTTTTCTGCAGAGCAACTTGAACGCCGCTTGCAGATGCAAGAGGCGGCATTCCGTTTTCAACAGCAGGGTGGAAGCTTCGGTGGTGGTCATCAAGGGCAGTCGTCAGGTTGGCAACAAGCATCACAACAGAACCAGTTGGCCGACGCGTTTAAAGTGTTAGGTGTGAGCGAGAACGCGGAAGGTAAAGAAGTTAAAAAGGCCTACCGTAAGCTGATGAATGAGCATCACCCCGATAAACTGATGGCGAAAGGTCTACCGCCTGAAATGATGAACGTTGCGAAAGAGAAATCACAAGAAATTCAAAATGCTTACGACCTAATTAAGAAGGTCAAAGGGTTTAAGTAA
- a CDS encoding DUF924 family protein, translating to MSISYQDVLDFWFDELTPKDWFTGGDHIDALIKERFSDLHQAATQGELFEWRQIAQGRLAEIIVLDQFSRNIGRNSPAAFSADPMALALAQEAVAGGFDHQLSQQQKSFLYMPYMHSESLLIHELAIELFSQTGLENNLDFEFKHKIIIERFGRYPHRNEVLGRTSTPEEVEFLQLPGSSF from the coding sequence ATGTCTATCAGTTATCAAGACGTTCTGGACTTTTGGTTTGATGAGCTAACACCAAAGGATTGGTTTACTGGTGGTGACCACATTGATGCTTTGATTAAAGAGCGATTCTCGGATTTACACCAAGCTGCAACTCAGGGGGAGCTGTTTGAATGGCGACAAATTGCACAAGGGCGCTTAGCTGAGATTATTGTATTGGACCAGTTTTCAAGAAACATCGGCAGAAATAGCCCTGCTGCATTTTCAGCTGACCCTATGGCGCTAGCATTGGCGCAGGAAGCGGTAGCGGGTGGCTTTGACCATCAACTTAGTCAGCAACAGAAAAGCTTTCTGTATATGCCTTACATGCACAGTGAGTCACTGTTAATTCATGAGCTGGCGATTGAGTTGTTTTCTCAAACTGGCTTAGAAAATAATCTTGATTTTGAGTTTAAGCATAAGATTATCATTGAGCGTTTTGGTCGTTACCCTCACCGTAATGAAGTGCTAGGGCGAACTTCGACTCCCGAAGAAGTTGAATTCTTGCAGCTGCCTGGTTCAAGTTTTTAG
- a CDS encoding DUF547 domain-containing protein, whose amino-acid sequence MKQLLVIISLLFSTLAWSAPKSELWPYWNQSNEANSEQVSHQSWQQFLDSYLVKQGQNTLVRYQAVTATEKSKLKQYIKQLEQMNPLEYPKAEQYAYWVNLYNAVTVELILDAYPVKSITKLGGLFSFGPWGDDVVSVNGKSLTLNDIEHRILRPIWRDPRTHYAVNCASLGCPNLQPQAFTSDNTETLLEQAASEFVNSDKGVVVKGNKLQLSSIYEWFAVDFGNQQQLIQHLDQYRAEPVKNTDKISYEYDWSLNQAK is encoded by the coding sequence ATGAAACAACTACTCGTTATTATCAGCCTACTTTTTTCAACCTTAGCTTGGTCGGCACCTAAGTCTGAACTGTGGCCGTACTGGAATCAAAGTAATGAGGCCAACTCAGAACAAGTTTCTCATCAAAGCTGGCAGCAATTCCTCGATAGCTACTTGGTTAAACAAGGGCAAAATACGTTAGTTCGTTATCAAGCAGTGACCGCTACAGAGAAGTCAAAGCTGAAACAATACATCAAGCAGTTAGAGCAGATGAACCCACTCGAGTACCCAAAAGCAGAGCAGTACGCTTACTGGGTCAATCTATACAATGCCGTGACTGTTGAATTAATTCTCGATGCCTACCCAGTAAAATCTATCACTAAACTCGGCGGTCTGTTTAGCTTTGGGCCATGGGGAGATGATGTCGTATCAGTAAATGGTAAATCACTGACACTCAACGACATTGAGCACCGCATCCTAAGACCAATATGGCGAGATCCACGTACACACTACGCCGTAAACTGTGCCAGCCTAGGGTGTCCAAACCTCCAGCCTCAAGCCTTTACTTCTGACAACACCGAAACTCTACTGGAACAAGCAGCCTCTGAGTTTGTGAATAGTGACAAAGGTGTGGTGGTTAAAGGCAATAAGCTCCAGCTATCATCGATTTACGAGTGGTTCGCAGTGGACTTTGGTAACCAACAGCAGCTGATTCAACACTTAGATCAATATCGAGCTGAGCCTGTAAAGAATACCGACAAAATTAGCTATGAGTACGATTGGTCACTCAACCAAGCAAAATAG
- the leuD gene encoding 3-isopropylmalate dehydratase small subunit — MSGFQQHTGLVVPLDTANIDTDAIIPKQFLQKVNRIGFGKHLFHDWRFLDDAGEQPNPEFVMNVPRYQGASILLARENFGCGSSREHAPWALADYGIQVMIAPSFADIFYGNSINNQMVPVRLTEQEVDEIFQFVEANEGAEVTVDLEAMKVSANGKQYSFEIDEFRRHCLLNGLDNIGLTLQHADKISEFEAKIPSFLK, encoded by the coding sequence ATGTCAGGTTTTCAACAACACACCGGATTAGTCGTTCCTCTAGATACGGCCAACATCGATACTGATGCGATCATTCCAAAGCAGTTCCTACAGAAAGTGAACCGCATTGGTTTTGGTAAGCACTTATTCCATGACTGGCGCTTCCTAGACGATGCTGGCGAACAGCCAAACCCAGAATTCGTGATGAATGTTCCGCGTTACCAAGGCGCTTCAATCCTGCTTGCTCGTGAAAACTTTGGTTGTGGTTCATCTCGTGAACACGCACCTTGGGCACTTGCTGATTACGGCATCCAAGTGATGATTGCGCCAAGCTTTGCAGACATCTTCTACGGTAACTCAATCAACAACCAAATGGTTCCTGTTCGATTGACTGAGCAAGAAGTGGATGAGATTTTCCAATTCGTAGAAGCGAACGAAGGCGCAGAGGTTACCGTTGATCTAGAAGCAATGAAAGTGAGCGCAAATGGCAAACAATACTCGTTTGAAATTGATGAGTTCCGTCGTCACTGCCTACTGAACGGTTTAGACAACATCGGTCTAACGCTGCAGCACGCTGATAAGATTTCAGAGTTTGAAGCTAAGATTCCTAGCTTCCTAAAATAA
- the leuC gene encoding 3-isopropylmalate dehydratase large subunit translates to MSTNQQAKTLYEKVYDAHVAVAAEGENPILYIDRHLVHEVTSPQAFDGLREKGRKVRQVGKTFATMDHNVSTQTKDINASGEMARIQMETLSKNCEEFGVTLYDLNHKYQGIVHVMGPELGITLPGMTIVCGDSHTATHGAFGSLAFGIGTSEVEHVLATQTLKQARAKTMKIEVKGKVAPGITAKDIVLAIIGKTTAAGGTGYVVEFCGEAITDLTMEGRMTVCNMAIELGAKAGLIAPDETTYEYIKGRKFSPEGEEFNAAVEYWNTLKTDADAKFDAVVTLEAADIKPQVTWGTNPGQVISVDAPIPAPESFADPVEKASAEKALAYMGLEAGKSLSDYSVDKVFVGSCTNSRIEDMRAAAAVAKGRQVAKHVQALIVPGSEQVKAQAEAEGLDVIFKEAGFEWRLPGCSMCLAMNNDRLGPQERCASTSNRNFEGRQGRDGRTHLVSPAMAAAAAIAGHFVDIREL, encoded by the coding sequence ATGTCGACAAACCAGCAAGCCAAAACCTTATACGAAAAAGTTTACGACGCGCACGTTGCAGTAGCAGCGGAAGGCGAAAACCCGATTCTTTACATCGACCGTCACCTAGTCCACGAAGTAACGTCACCTCAAGCCTTTGATGGCCTGCGTGAAAAGGGACGTAAAGTTCGCCAAGTAGGCAAGACTTTCGCGACCATGGATCACAACGTATCCACACAAACCAAAGACATTAATGCTTCTGGCGAGATGGCGCGTATCCAAATGGAAACGCTATCAAAAAACTGTGAAGAGTTTGGTGTAACGCTTTACGACCTAAACCACAAATACCAAGGTATTGTGCACGTAATGGGCCCTGAACTAGGTATTACTCTACCGGGTATGACTATCGTTTGTGGTGACTCGCACACCGCAACACACGGTGCATTTGGTTCTCTTGCATTCGGCATCGGTACTTCAGAAGTTGAGCACGTGCTAGCAACTCAAACGCTGAAACAAGCTCGCGCTAAAACCATGAAGATCGAAGTAAAAGGTAAGGTTGCTCCAGGCATCACTGCCAAAGATATCGTGCTAGCGATCATCGGTAAAACAACAGCGGCTGGAGGTACTGGCTACGTGGTTGAATTCTGCGGTGAGGCAATTACCGACCTTACAATGGAAGGCCGCATGACGGTATGTAACATGGCTATCGAGTTGGGTGCTAAAGCAGGCTTGATTGCACCGGATGAAACCACCTACGAATACATCAAGGGTCGTAAATTCTCTCCAGAAGGTGAAGAGTTTAACGCTGCCGTTGAATACTGGAACACACTAAAAACCGATGCTGACGCAAAGTTTGATGCTGTAGTAACTCTAGAAGCCGCAGACATCAAACCACAAGTAACTTGGGGCACTAACCCTGGTCAGGTAATTTCTGTTGATGCACCTATCCCAGCACCAGAAAGCTTCGCAGACCCTGTTGAAAAAGCATCGGCTGAAAAAGCACTGGCATACATGGGCTTAGAAGCGGGTAAATCTCTATCAGATTACAGCGTAGATAAAGTATTCGTTGGCTCTTGTACTAACTCTCGTATCGAAGACATGCGCGCAGCCGCTGCAGTAGCGAAAGGTCGCCAAGTAGCAAAACATGTGCAAGCGCTTATCGTTCCGGGCTCTGAGCAAGTAAAAGCTCAAGCTGAAGCTGAAGGCTTAGATGTTATCTTCAAAGAAGCCGGTTTTGAGTGGCGTTTACCAGGTTGTTCTATGTGTCTTGCAATGAACAACGACCGTCTTGGTCCACAAGAGCGCTGCGCGTCTACATCAAACCGTAACTTTGAAGGTCGCCAAGGCCGTGATGGTCGTACGCACCTAGTTAGTCCTGCAATGGCTGCAGCCGCAGCGATCGCTGGCCACTTTGTCGATATTCGTGAACTTTAA